From one Desmodus rotundus isolate HL8 chromosome X, HLdesRot8A.1, whole genome shotgun sequence genomic stretch:
- the PSMD10 gene encoding 26S proteasome non-ATPase regulatory subunit 10 isoform X1 has product MEGFVSNLMVCNLAYNGKLEELKKEILADKSLATRTDQDSRTALHWACSAGHTEIVEFLLQLGVPVNDKDDAGWSPLHIAASAGRDEIVKALLGRGAQVNAVNQNGCTPLHYAASKNRHEIAVMLLEGGANPDAKDHYEATAMHRAAAKGNLKMIHILLYYKASTNIQDTEGNTPLHLACDEERVEEAKLLVSQGASIYIENKEEKTPLQVAKGGLGLALKGMVEG; this is encoded by the exons ATGGAGGGGTTTGTGTCTAACCTAATGGTCTGCAATCTGGCCTACAACGGAAAGCTGGAGGAGCTGAAAAAGGAGATCCTGGCGGATAAATCCCTGGCTACTAGAACTGACCAG GACAGCAGAACTGCATTGCATTGGGCATGCTCAGCTGGACATACAGAGATTGTTGAATTCTTGCTGCAACTTGGGGTGCCAGTGAATGATAAAGATGAC GCTGGTTGGTCTCCTCTTCATATTGCTGCTTCTGCTGGCCGGGATGAGATTGTAAAAGCCCTTCTGGGAAGAGGTGCTCAAGTGAATGCTGTCAATCAAAATGGCTGTACTCCTCTACATTATGCAGCTTCCAAAAACAGGCATGAG ATTGCTGTCATGTTACTGGAAGGTGGGGCTAATCCAGATGCTAAGGACCATTATGAGGCTACAGCAATGCACCGGGCCGCAGCCAAGGGTAACTTGAAGATGATTCATATCCTTCTGTACTACAAAGCATCCACAAACATCCAAGACACTGAGGGTAACACTCCTCT ACACTTAGCCTGTGATGAGGAGAGAGTAGAAGAAGCAAAACTGCTGGTGTCCCAGGGAGCAAGTATTTACAttgagaataaagaagaaaagacaccCCTGCAAGTGGCCAAAGGTGGTCTGGGTTTAGCACTCAAGGGAATGGTGGAAGGTTAA
- the PSMD10 gene encoding 26S proteasome non-ATPase regulatory subunit 10 isoform X2, translating to MEGFVSNLMVCNLAYNGKLEELKKEILADKSLATRTDQDSRTALHWACSAGHTEIVEFLLQLGVPVNDKDDAGWSPLHIAASAGRDEIVKALLGRGAQVNAVNQNGCTPLHYAASKNRHEIAVMLLEGGANPDAKDHYEATAMHRAAAKDT from the exons ATGGAGGGGTTTGTGTCTAACCTAATGGTCTGCAATCTGGCCTACAACGGAAAGCTGGAGGAGCTGAAAAAGGAGATCCTGGCGGATAAATCCCTGGCTACTAGAACTGACCAG GACAGCAGAACTGCATTGCATTGGGCATGCTCAGCTGGACATACAGAGATTGTTGAATTCTTGCTGCAACTTGGGGTGCCAGTGAATGATAAAGATGAC GCTGGTTGGTCTCCTCTTCATATTGCTGCTTCTGCTGGCCGGGATGAGATTGTAAAAGCCCTTCTGGGAAGAGGTGCTCAAGTGAATGCTGTCAATCAAAATGGCTGTACTCCTCTACATTATGCAGCTTCCAAAAACAGGCATGAG ATTGCTGTCATGTTACTGGAAGGTGGGGCTAATCCAGATGCTAAGGACCATTATGAGGCTACAGCAATGCACCGGGCCGCAGCCAAGG ACACTTAG